One Hypomesus transpacificus isolate Combined female chromosome 6, fHypTra1, whole genome shotgun sequence DNA segment encodes these proteins:
- the LOC124469068 gene encoding trace amine-associated receptor 1-like codes for MILNSRQFRGWQQTRASGSSSMDIGPSVPSSDMPNSIHLCYENVNRSCVKAYIFSPAVKDIFYLIFSSMIVLTVAGNMLVIVSILHFKQLHTPTNFLILSLAAADLLLGVLVIPFAFAYNVENCWYLGHFFCKIHISLAMTLVTASIINLSFISIDRYYAVCRPLHYRTTITVQTSLIMVMVSWGVSTLVGFGTIFLELNILGEEEFYYKHVLCEGLCVFYLTATSRSICTLLSFYLPALIMLCIYLKIFLVAQRQARSIQSTTFQNQNSGAVASKSERKAFRTLAIVMGAFLCCWTPLFLCIVATPYLVHTNLPLVLAIANSIGYSNSFLNPIVYAFFYSWFRRAFRMIVFGSIFQPQSSNTNLSGINNIRLN; via the exons ATGATCCTCAACTCTCGTCAGTTCAGAGGGTGGCAGCAGACCAGGGCTTCAG GTTCCAGCAGTATGGATATAGGTCCTAGTGTCCCCAGCTCTGACATGCCGAACTCCATTCATCTGTGTTATGAGAATGTCAACAGGTCCTGTGTCAAAGCCTACATCTTCTCTCCTGCAGTAAAGGATATTTTTTACCTTATCTTCAGCTCCATGATTGTGCTCACCGTGGCTGGAAACATGCTGGTTATCGTCTCCATCCTCCACTTTAAACAG CTCCACACTCCTACCAACTTCCTCATCCTGTCCCTGGCTGCAGCTGACCTGCTGTTAGGGGTTCTAGTCATCCCTTTCGCTTTTGCCTACAATGTGGAGAACTGCTGGTATCTGGGGCACTTTTTCTGTAAGATACACATAAGCCTGGCCATGACTTTAGTCACCGCGTCCATCATCAACCTAAGTTTCATCTCTATCGACCGCTACTATGCAGTGTGTCGTCCTCTGCACTACAGAACAACCATCACTGTTCAGACATCTCTGATCATGGTGATGGTGAGCTGGGGAGTGTCTACTCTAGTGGGCTTTGGGACAATATTCCTGGAGCTCAACATCCTGGGTGAAGAGGAGTTCTACTATAAGCATGTGCTCTgtgaggggctgtgtgtgttttacctgacAGCCACCTCTCGCTCCATCTGCACTTTACTCTCCTTCTACCTCCCTGCACTCATCATGCTCTGCATCTACCTCAAGATCTTCCTGGTGGCCCAGAGACAGGCTCGCAGCATCCAGAGCACCACCTTCCAGAACCAGAACTCTGGAGCTGTGGCCAGCAAGTCAGAGAGAAAGGCCTTCAGAACCCTGGCTATTGTTATGGGAGCATTTCTATGTTGCTGgactcctctttttctctgcaTTGTGGCAACTCCTTATCTCGTACACACTAACCTTCCACTGGTTTTGGCAATCGCAAATAGCATTGGCTATTCAAACTCCTTTCTTAATCCTATAGTGTATGCCTTTTTTTACAGCTGGTTCAGGAGGGCGTTTAGGATGATTGTTTTTGGTTCCATATTTCAGCCACAATCATCAAACACAAATTTGTCCGGCATTAATAATATACGTTTGAATTGA